AAAAGGTTTTAAACTCATACCTCCAATTTTTACCTCCACTGGTTTAACAAAGGAATTTTTTGATTGCATATTTTACACCATTGATTTTTTGATTTCAAAATCTATAAAATCACAGTGATTAATAATTATTGCCTCAGGGCTTCTTTTTAGTTCATCTCCTTCATGAGAATGAGCATAGATGATGAAAACAACTTCATCAGGTAAACCAAGTTCTTTTGCCAGTAATGCCCCAGAAACCGGATGTCTAAATTTTTTACCAAATTCACTTTTTACATATTTTCCATTGACGTATTTATATTCCAATAATTTTCCTACATCATGAAGAAGTGCTCCAGCTATTAAGTAGTCCTGATTTAGTTTTTCTTCCCTGTTATCCAAAATACTTTTTGCTAGTTTAGTAATTCTTTTTGTATGATCAGTTAGTTTACCTGAATTTTCAAATAAAAGTGTAAATGGGACATTATCTAAGGATTCCCATTTTCCCCGATCTGATGCTTCTTTCCAGACTTTTATAACCTTGTTTTTTAATTCTTGGTTTTTAATTAGTTGTAATTCTTTTGAAAATATTGATTCTATTTCTTTTTTCTCAACCATGGTCTTTCCTCTTAGAATCACTTTTTTCTGTAATCTGTATGTATATTATT
The DNA window shown above is from Candidatus Thermoplasmatota archaeon and carries:
- a CDS encoding HDIG domain-containing protein → MVEKKEIESIFSKELQLIKNQELKNKVIKVWKEASDRGKWESLDNVPFTLLFENSGKLTDHTKRITKLAKSILDNREEKLNQDYLIAGALLHDVGKLLEYKYVNGKYVKSEFGKKFRHPVSGALLAKELGLPDEVVFIIYAHSHEGDELKRSPEAIIINHCDFIDFEIKKSMV